A region of Malaciobacter marinus DNA encodes the following proteins:
- a CDS encoding DMT family transporter has protein sequence MKTDILQQSKSVNKGMLFMLLAVLLLPFTDAIAKYLSTSLSPTQIAWIRFFMQVVFIFLISLFIKQKIEKFRLSYIFLGLFVSLTIILLFWGLRYLPLANNIALFFIEPMVLTILSVIFLKEKIFYNHIIAVLIGLVGTFIIIRPNFALYGIASFLPIASAICYALYLMSIRMASNLGNSISLQFWVGVVATFFLSIVILFGESFNIEVFSFHKIDSSIWWILLILGIGTTIVQLLVSSAFFHAKASTLASFQYLEIISATILGWLMFNEIPDRFTVLGAMIVIFAGIYLVRHERKANKAQNLNQN, from the coding sequence ATGAAAACAGATATATTACAACAATCAAAAAGTGTAAATAAAGGTATGTTATTTATGCTATTAGCTGTTTTGCTTCTTCCTTTTACGGATGCAATCGCAAAATACTTATCAACATCACTTAGCCCAACTCAAATTGCATGGATTAGATTTTTTATGCAAGTAGTATTTATTTTTTTAATTAGCCTTTTTATAAAACAAAAAATTGAAAAATTTAGACTTTCTTATATTTTCTTAGGGCTTTTTGTTTCACTAACTATAATACTTCTTTTTTGGGGGCTTAGATATTTGCCCTTAGCAAATAATATAGCTTTATTTTTTATTGAACCAATGGTACTTACAATTTTATCAGTAATATTTTTAAAAGAGAAAATCTTTTATAATCATATAATTGCTGTATTAATAGGTCTAGTTGGAACTTTTATAATTATAAGACCAAATTTTGCTTTATATGGGATAGCTTCATTTTTACCTATTGCTTCTGCTATATGTTATGCTTTGTATCTAATGTCTATTAGAATGGCTTCAAATTTAGGAAATAGTATTAGTTTACAGTTTTGGGTAGGTGTTGTAGCTACTTTTTTCTTATCAATTGTAATATTATTTGGTGAGAGCTTTAATATTGAAGTTTTTAGTTTTCATAAAATTGATAGTTCAATTTGGTGGATTTTACTAATTTTAGGTATAGGAACAACAATAGTACAACTTCTTGTTTCAAGTGCATTTTTTCATGCAAAAGCTTCAACACTTGCATCATTTCAATACTTAGAAATAATAAGTGCTACTATTTTAGGATGGCTGATGTTTAATGAAATTCCTGATAGGTTTACAGTTCTAGGAGCAATGATTGTAATTTTTGCTGGAATATATTTAGTAAGACACGAAAGAAAGGCAAATAAAGCCCAAAATTTAAATCAAAATTAA
- the ilvD gene encoding dihydroxy-acid dehydratase — translation MRSDEVKKGFERTPHRSLLRATGLKDEDFDKPFIGVANSFIEIIPGHFFLNKVAEIIKKEIRANGCIPFEFNTIGVDDGIAMGHDGMLFSLPSRELIANSIETVMNAHKLDAMIAIPNCDKIVPGMIMGALRVDVPTVFVSGGPMAKGYTKDGNPIDLATAFEAVGKYEKGDMNEEELKDIECNACPSGGSCSGMFTANSMNTLMEAMGIALPGNGTILALTPQREELYKKAARRICEIAKDKQKTEKFKLKNILNENAVKNAFAVDMAMGGSSNTVLHMLAIAKEADVNFNLENINEISKRVSHIAKISPSLSTVHMEDINKAGGVNAVMKEMSKRGDNILLDNLTITGESILERISDADIKDTNIIHTIDNPYSKVGGLAILYGNLAKEGAVIKTAGITGDRALTGKAVCFDGQPEAIKGIVEGKVKAGDVVVIRYEGPKGGPGMQEMLAPTSLIMGMGLGDKVALITDGRFSGATRGASIGHVSPEAAEGGMIGLLKDGDEIHIDVDKYILEVNLSDEEIAKRKAEFTPLKKPLNSRWLGQYRSLVTNASSGAILKSDL, via the coding sequence ATGAGAAGTGATGAAGTAAAAAAAGGATTTGAGAGAACTCCCCACAGATCACTATTAAGAGCTACAGGATTAAAAGATGAAGATTTTGATAAACCATTTATTGGAGTTGCAAACTCATTTATTGAGATAATTCCAGGACATTTCTTTTTAAATAAAGTAGCAGAAATTATAAAAAAAGAGATTAGAGCAAATGGCTGCATACCATTTGAATTTAATACAATTGGTGTTGATGATGGTATAGCAATGGGACATGATGGTATGCTATTTTCACTTCCATCAAGAGAATTAATTGCAAACTCAATTGAAACAGTTATGAATGCACACAAACTTGATGCAATGATTGCAATTCCAAACTGTGATAAGATTGTACCAGGTATGATTATGGGTGCATTAAGAGTTGATGTTCCTACTGTATTTGTTTCTGGTGGTCCTATGGCAAAAGGTTACACAAAAGATGGAAACCCTATTGATTTAGCAACAGCATTTGAAGCAGTTGGTAAATATGAAAAAGGGGATATGAACGAGGAAGAGTTAAAAGATATTGAGTGCAATGCATGTCCAAGTGGTGGTTCATGTTCAGGTATGTTTACAGCTAACTCTATGAATACACTTATGGAAGCTATGGGTATTGCCTTACCTGGAAATGGAACTATTTTAGCTTTAACACCTCAAAGAGAAGAGCTGTATAAAAAAGCAGCAAGAAGAATTTGTGAAATAGCAAAAGATAAACAAAAAACAGAAAAATTTAAATTAAAAAATATTTTAAATGAAAATGCTGTTAAAAATGCCTTTGCAGTTGATATGGCAATGGGTGGAAGTTCAAATACAGTTTTACACATGCTAGCAATTGCAAAAGAAGCAGATGTTAATTTCAATCTTGAAAATATCAATGAAATTTCAAAAAGAGTTTCTCATATTGCAAAAATTTCTCCATCTTTAAGTACTGTTCATATGGAAGATATAAACAAAGCTGGTGGAGTAAATGCTGTTATGAAAGAGATGAGTAAAAGAGGTGACAATATCTTACTTGATAATCTTACAATCACAGGAGAATCAATACTAGAAAGAATCTCTGATGCAGATATTAAAGATACAAATATCATTCACACAATTGATAACCCTTATAGCAAAGTTGGTGGACTTGCAATTTTATATGGTAACCTTGCAAAAGAAGGAGCTGTTATTAAAACTGCTGGAATTACAGGAGATAGAGCATTAACAGGAAAGGCTGTATGTTTTGATGGACAACCTGAAGCTATAAAAGGTATTGTTGAGGGGAAAGTAAAAGCTGGAGATGTTGTTGTTATTAGATATGAAGGGCCAAAAGGTGGTCCAGGTATGCAAGAGATGCTTGCCCCTACTTCATTAATAATGGGAATGGGACTTGGAGATAAAGTTGCACTTATTACTGATGGTAGATTTAGTGGTGCTACAAGAGGTGCTTCAATTGGTCACGTAAGTCCAGAAGCTGCTGAGGGTGGCATGATTGGATTATTAAAAGATGGTGATGAAATTCATATTGATGTTGATAAATATATCTTAGAAGTAAACTTATCAGATGAAGAGATAGCAAAAAGAAAAGCTGAGTTTACTCCACTTAAAAAACCTCTTAACTCAAGATGGTTAGGACAATATAGAAGTTTAGTTACAAACGCAAGTTCTGGAGCAATTTTAAAATCTGACTTATAA